The Pseudomonadota bacterium DNA segment GCGGATCAAAACATGGAAACCGGTTTTTTCGGTTTTGCTGCTGAAGAAGAGACCAAATGCAAATATTCGTTCTTTCCGGCAATCAACATGAGACATCGTTATCAGAAAAGATATCTCGGGCAGATCCTTATTGAAAGAGGCCTGATCGAAATACACAGCTTCGAAAAGGCGCTTACTGAATTTCAATCACTTAAAAAAAGAAAACTGGGGGAGATCATCGCCCAGCAGACCAAAATCCCCTATTCCTTAGTCGAGAAGCATATCCAAAAAGCCTATGACGAAAACCCAAAAGATGTCAAGGCCGGGAAAATTCTGGTAGAGGCCGGGTTGGTCAGCGAAGCACAGGTGAGTGCAGCCCTGGTTGTTCAGGAAAAATTCAAAAAGAAGCGGATCGGTCAATTCCTCATTGAAAAGGGGCTACTTGAGGAAGATAAAATTTTTATGGGGCTTGCGGAAAAATTCAGAATGCCTTTTGTTGACTTGAGACAGGTGACATTTTCTAAAAAAGCCCTGTCCCAGCTTCCCAAAGATTTGGTGTCGAAACTGCAGGTCCTGCCGATCTCGCAGGACGAAACTACTTTGGTGGTAGCCACCCTGGCCCCGGATGTTCCGGCCATCAAAGATGTTTTACTAAAACACGTAAAGGGCCAGAAAATCGAACTGGTTCTGGTCCGTCCCACTCAACTCCGCGCCGCAATCAAAAAACTGTATCAGGATCCAGCCTGAGAAAGGGTCTGTGCTCTTCCAATCACCAGAAGAAGGATGGATCATCTAGAACCGGCCGCCTGTGGTGAGGGTCGAACCGAGGTTGAGGCGGGTGGTCAGTTCTTTGCTGATTGCATCAAAGTTTCCCAGCTCGTTCTGGGATTGGCCGATTGCCCCGGAAGTTTTGGCAACAACCGCCTTCCGAAGTTCGTCCTCGAATTTCTTTGCCTGTTTAGTAAATGCCTTTGACACAACATTTTTCATGGATTCATCAAGATCGGATGAGAGCTTGATATCATAATCATCCAGGGTGCCGGTGGCGGAGCCCCAGATCGAAAGCTTTGAAATTTCAGAAAGGGCGTCAGCAAAGGCCTGAATGACCGCTCCTGATTCCGGGCTTTCGGAAGTTGTTAATTTCACCGGCTTCAATACAACATCAAAAGCGGCATTCAAGTTCCTTTGCTGGAGAGATGCGCGAATGGTAATGTTTGCGGTGGATTGTTCCATGGCAAGGGGCAGACTCTTATTATCTGAAAGAACCACCGTATCTGTTTTCTGTCCTGTAACTGCGAGGGAAATGGTGTCTTGCGAACTGTGCGGATCAATATGATCAAGAACGCCGGCAAGGGTTAATGCCTCAATCTTTTTAAGGTTCTGCCCGGTGAAATTGAATTCCAGGGGAGACCCGAGAATCTGTTGCTGATTGGTGATGTTTGATATTTTTCCGGAAAAGGTTCCGGAATCAGTAATAATTTCAGTCTGCAGGTGTCGAACGAGAAATTCGGGCAGGGGCTTGTTTTCATCAAAATGAATAAACACCCCTTTGCCGCGGATATTTTCCGGTTGCCTGTCTTTGTTGGAAGCAGCACCCCCTTCAAGGAGGGGCGAAAGCTTTTCATACCAGAATATGGTCTTTGTCAGATAGTTTTCCGCTTTTGGTCCAATGAGGAGATTGGTCATGTTGCCCAGGCCCTGACTGGAAAAGGTATATTTTTCCTTTAAACGCTCAAAGTCTTTTGCCGGGGCCTTGGCAATTGCATCAATGCGTTTCTGATAAGAAGAGAGGTTTGTGTCAAGAAGGGTTTGGGCGTCCTTGATGCGGGTTAAATCATTATCCAGGTCCTTTTGAATAATCTGGATATCCTTTGTCGCACCCAATATTCCGCCAAGTCCGCGGCTGGAGGATTTGAGGTTTTTGATGCGGGTTTCATATCCTTTAAGCTTATTTTCGTCGGGAAGTTCGGTCAGGCGCTTTTTCCAGTTATCCTGTTCCGCCTTGATATCCTTTTGAAATGTTTCAGCGAGTTTGATTGAGTCAAGTTGCTCCCTGGCGAGTATTTCTTTGACATCCGGGGTGTCAAAGGCGGGCATGGAAAAAGTTTTTCCCGGGGTGTCATTGCTTTTTTTCGGGGGGCTTTTTTTGCCGGGAATCGCCCCGGAGGTTTTTCGTTGGGTATTGAGGCGCACGCCGGTCATCTGCATTGTATTAATTATGACTTTTCGAACCAGCAGAGAAGGCAGATCAAGAGACATTGTTGCGTTGCCGATTTCCACGGCGTTTTTCATGGGCTCATCAGGATTGGTGCATGCAAGTTCTTCCAGTTCAAGCCCCAGGGGAAAGAGGGAAAGATTGGCTCTTTGTACCTCAACTTTAGCTCCCAGTGCTTCGGAACCGTAACGTTCAATGACGCTGACAATGAAGCTGTCAATCAGCAGAAACCAGGCAATTGAAATAACCAGACAGAAGCCACCAAATGCGATTAATCCCTGCCATCGAATCCATTTTTTCATTGTGAACCTCCGAATCCCGACAATGATTGGTAAATGGAATATACCTTGCTCGCCTTGAAAATCAGCATCATCTTTGTCTGCTGAACCCACGCAAGAAGGGTTTCGCGATATCGGATGATAAGTGCATTAAAAACGAAATAGAGCGGCACGAAGAGGATAAGTGCCAGAAGCAGGCTTCCGAAAACCAGGGTGTTGTTATAAGCGAAAAGCCTCATCAGCGTAATCCCGTAGAGTATGGTGAAAAAACCTTCAAGCGCAGGGAAAGTAAGAAATGCCTGGCCAATTTCATGAAAAAGCGGATCAAGAAGATACGCGAAACATGAAAAAACGCCCAAGCCCAGAATGAATGCTGAAAGGTTAACCCTCAGGATGAGGATGAGCAGAAGAATAAGCAGGTTGTGCAGGGAAAGAAGAGGTGTAAAGCCTGCAATCATCGCCAAGCAGAAAGCAAGACTTATCTGGCCGGGATCGGATTCGGAATTAATAATTTTTAAGAGCTTTGCTATCAGGGTCAGCATTTTGAAACCTCCACTGGAGTCAGGGATTCGTGCCGAAGATTTCAGTGTATGAAGAGGAGCATATATATAAGCTAACTACAAAAAGGGAAAGAAATGAAAGATTTTTCTGTGTTGGGCTGCAAAAAAGAGAAGCGAGATGCCGAATGAGACTGGTTCGGCATCTCGCTGTTTTTTTACGCGGATACTACTGTTGTTACCTGGACTGTTCGGCGCTGCCCTGCACAAAGACTTTTGAGCCTTGTGGATGGCAGTCTTCGCAGGCGGTTTTCAATGGTTTGTAATAATTCTTATAATGGCAACCCGTGCATTTTGCCTTGACATGCAGGTTGTCAATTTGATAGCGCGAATGCACATTATGATTGAAGAGCAGATTCTTCCCCTTCCAGCCCAATGGGCTGTGACATTTTTTGCAATCTTCGCCCAGTAATTTATCATGAAAATCTTTATGGCATGCGCCACAGTCATTCTTAAAGCCTGCTAATGTTATGGGGCCCAGGGTCTTGACGCTTCTGGGATTATGGCAGTCGATACATTTAACCTGGGCGTGCCTTCCTTCAAGGGCATATTTCGTATGCCGGTCATGGTTGAAATCAGCTTTTTTGGGAGGAAAGCTTTCCACGGAATGGCATGCAAGGCAACCGGCGCCATATTCAC contains these protein-coding regions:
- a CDS encoding TIGR03546 family protein is translated as MLTLIAKLLKIINSESDPGQISLAFCLAMIAGFTPLLSLHNLLILLLILILRVNLSAFILGLGVFSCFAYLLDPLFHEIGQAFLTFPALEGFFTILYGITLMRLFAYNNTLVFGSLLLALILFVPLYFVFNALIIRYRETLLAWVQQTKMMLIFKASKVYSIYQSLSGFGGSQ
- a CDS encoding TIGR03545 family protein, with the translated sequence MKKWIRWQGLIAFGGFCLVISIAWFLLIDSFIVSVIERYGSEALGAKVEVQRANLSLFPLGLELEELACTNPDEPMKNAVEIGNATMSLDLPSLLVRKVIINTMQMTGVRLNTQRKTSGAIPGKKSPPKKSNDTPGKTFSMPAFDTPDVKEILAREQLDSIKLAETFQKDIKAEQDNWKKRLTELPDENKLKGYETRIKNLKSSSRGLGGILGATKDIQIIQKDLDNDLTRIKDAQTLLDTNLSSYQKRIDAIAKAPAKDFERLKEKYTFSSQGLGNMTNLLIGPKAENYLTKTIFWYEKLSPLLEGGAASNKDRQPENIRGKGVFIHFDENKPLPEFLVRHLQTEIITDSGTFSGKISNITNQQQILGSPLEFNFTGQNLKKIEALTLAGVLDHIDPHSSQDTISLAVTGQKTDTVVLSDNKSLPLAMEQSTANITIRASLQQRNLNAAFDVVLKPVKLTTSESPESGAVIQAFADALSEISKLSIWGSATGTLDDYDIKLSSDLDESMKNVVSKAFTKQAKKFEDELRKAVVAKTSGAIGQSQNELGNFDAISKELTTRLNLGSTLTTGGRF